A region of [Bacteroides] pectinophilus DNA encodes the following proteins:
- a CDS encoding PD-(D/E)XK nuclease family transposase, with amino-acid sequence MKPLEQMNIVDDFLAGSLIGHKEYGEAASRYILSCILNRKIGKLNVVTQKFLIGDNPERHGIRMDVYLDEEDGEIFDVEPDKNNNAKDIASLPKRARFYHDKIDTANLSSGSNYDDLRNVIVIFIMPYDPFELDRMVYTVKKSCVEVPDMPYDDGDRTIFLYTGGTEGHPTEQLRQLLHYMENSVAENACTKELRELHKMVMAVKQDGEVGLAYMKSFEIEEKIRQEGIEEGEVSGTIRTCRRLGQTDEQIIALLQEDSHLTREQAEEALAKYTSAH; translated from the coding sequence ATGAAACCTTTGGAACAGATGAACATTGTGGATGACTTTCTGGCAGGCAGCCTTATAGGTCATAAGGAGTATGGCGAAGCGGCATCGCGCTACATCCTGAGCTGCATACTGAACCGTAAGATTGGGAAGCTTAATGTAGTCACACAGAAGTTTCTTATTGGGGACAACCCTGAGAGGCATGGTATCAGGATGGATGTCTACCTTGATGAGGAAGACGGTGAGATATTTGATGTTGAACCGGATAAGAATAATAATGCAAAGGATATTGCATCACTTCCCAAAAGGGCACGGTTCTACCATGATAAGATTGACACAGCCAATCTTAGCTCAGGCAGTAACTACGATGACCTTCGCAATGTGATTGTCATATTCATCATGCCGTATGACCCGTTTGAGCTGGACAGGATGGTGTATACAGTGAAAAAGAGCTGTGTGGAAGTGCCTGATATGCCGTATGATGACGGTGACAGGACGATATTCCTGTATACAGGCGGAACGGAAGGGCATCCGACAGAACAACTGCGTCAGCTATTACACTATATGGAGAACTCTGTTGCAGAGAACGCCTGCACGAAAGAACTGAGAGAACTCCATAAGATGGTTATGGCTGTCAAGCAGGATGGAGAGGTAGGTCTTGCATATATGAAGAGTTTTGAGATTGAGGAGAAGATCAGGCAGGAAGGTATTGAAGAAGGCGAAGTTAGTGGAACAATCCGCACATGCCGCAGGCTCGGACAGACTGATGAGCAGATTATAGCGTTGCTTCAGGAAGATTCCCACCTTACAAGAGAGCAGGCAGAGGAGGCGCTGGCGAAGTACACATCTGCTCATTAA
- a CDS encoding NADH peroxidase, translated as MKFVCTVCGYVYEGDAAPAECPVCHAPADKFKVQDSGMTWAAEHTVGVAQGVSEDIMADLRANFNGECSEVGMYLAMARVAFREGYPEIGLYYEKAAYEEAEHAAKFAELLGEVVTDSTKKNLELRVAAENGATAGKTDLAKRAKAANLDAIHDTVHEMARDEARHGRAFEGLLKRYFG; from the coding sequence ATGAAGTTTGTATGTACAGTTTGCGGATATGTATATGAAGGAGATGCAGCACCGGCTGAGTGTCCGGTATGCCATGCACCTGCTGACAAGTTCAAGGTTCAGGATTCAGGCATGACATGGGCAGCAGAGCATACGGTAGGAGTTGCACAGGGTGTAAGCGAGGACATCATGGCAGACTTAAGAGCCAACTTTAACGGTGAGTGCTCAGAGGTCGGTATGTATCTTGCAATGGCAAGAGTTGCATTCAGAGAAGGATATCCTGAGATTGGACTTTACTATGAGAAGGCTGCTTATGAAGAGGCAGAGCATGCTGCCAAGTTTGCAGAACTCCTTGGCGAGGTTGTAACAGACAGCACTAAGAAGAATCTTGAACTCAGAGTTGCTGCTGAGAACGGTGCAACAGCAGGCAAGACAGACCTTGCTAAGCGTGCTAAGGCTGCTAACCTTGATGCAATCCATGATACAGTTCATGAGATGGCTAGGGATGAGGCCAGACATGGAAGAGCTTTTGAAGGCCTGTTAAAGAGATACTTTGGTTAA
- a CDS encoding transcriptional repressor yields MAAIKHSRQRDAILTFLISRKDHPTAEVVYENVRREFPKISLGTVYRNLTLLVDMGHAVKVPCDDGSVHFDGNVSPHYHFECTRCGAIIDLMNIDAGKLMAIDEMVQDGFGGKIQGHKLFFSGVCPACIKKENKSKISVDNNDKR; encoded by the coding sequence ATGGCAGCAATAAAGCACAGCAGACAAAGAGACGCGATTCTTACATTTCTTATAAGCCGCAAGGATCATCCGACGGCAGAGGTCGTATATGAGAATGTCCGCAGGGAGTTTCCGAAGATAAGTCTTGGTACAGTATACCGTAATCTTACCCTGCTTGTTGATATGGGACATGCGGTTAAGGTTCCGTGTGATGACGGCTCGGTGCATTTTGACGGCAATGTAAGCCCTCACTATCATTTTGAATGTACGCGGTGCGGAGCGATAATCGACCTTATGAATATAGATGCAGGGAAGCTCATGGCAATAGATGAGATGGTTCAGGACGGATTCGGCGGAAAGATTCAGGGACACAAGCTGTTCTTCAGCGGCGTATGTCCGGCATGCATAAAAAAAGAAAATAAAAGCAAAATAAGTGTTGACAATAATGATAAAAGATGA
- a CDS encoding branched-chain amino acid aminotransferase: MEKKDIDWGNLGFAYMPTDKRFVANYKNGAWDEGTLTSDPNVVLNECACVFQYSQSCFEGLKAYTTEDGHIVTFRPDLNAERMANSARRLEMPAYPEDKFIEAVVKTVEANEAYVPPYGSGATLYIRPYMFGSNAVIGVKPADEYQFRILTTPVGPYFKGGAKPLTIRVSDFDRAAPHGTGHIKAGLNYAMSLHAIVSAHQEGYDENMYLDAATRTKVEETGGANFIFVTKDGTVVTPKSDSILPSITRRSLMYVAEHYLGLKAETREVYFDEVKDFAECGLCGTAAVISPVGKIVDHGKEICFPSGMTEMGPVTKKLYETLTGIQMGRIEAPEGWIKVIK; the protein is encoded by the coding sequence ATGGAAAAGAAAGATATCGACTGGGGCAATCTTGGATTTGCCTACATGCCTACAGACAAGAGATTTGTTGCTAACTACAAGAACGGAGCATGGGATGAGGGAACACTTACATCTGATCCTAATGTCGTACTTAACGAGTGCGCATGTGTTTTCCAGTATTCACAGTCATGCTTTGAAGGACTTAAGGCTTACACAACAGAGGATGGACATATCGTAACATTCCGTCCTGACCTCAACGCAGAGCGTATGGCTAACTCAGCAAGAAGACTTGAGATGCCGGCTTACCCTGAGGACAAGTTTATTGAGGCAGTTGTTAAGACTGTTGAAGCTAACGAAGCTTATGTACCACCTTATGGTTCAGGTGCTACATTATACATTCGTCCATATATGTTCGGAAGCAACGCCGTAATCGGTGTTAAGCCTGCTGATGAATATCAGTTCAGAATTCTTACAACTCCTGTTGGTCCTTACTTCAAGGGTGGCGCTAAGCCTCTTACAATCAGAGTTTCAGATTTTGACCGTGCAGCTCCTCACGGAACAGGTCACATCAAGGCCGGTCTTAACTATGCAATGAGCCTTCATGCAATCGTATCTGCCCATCAGGAAGGTTATGATGAGAACATGTACCTTGATGCTGCAACAAGAACTAAGGTTGAGGAGACAGGTGGTGCTAACTTCATTTTCGTTACAAAGGATGGCACAGTTGTAACACCTAAGTCAGACAGCATTCTTCCATCAATCACACGTCGTTCACTTATGTACGTTGCTGAGCATTACCTTGGACTCAAGGCTGAGACAAGAGAAGTTTACTTCGACGAAGTTAAGGATTTTGCTGAGTGTGGTCTCTGTGGTACAGCCGCAGTTATCTCACCTGTCGGCAAGATTGTTGACCACGGCAAGGAGATCTGCTTCCCAAGCGGAATGACAGAGATGGGTCCTGTAACCAAGAAGCTTTACGAGACACTTACAGGCATCCAGATGGGTCGTATCGAAGCTCCAGAGGGATGGATTAAGGTAATAAAGTAA
- a CDS encoding glycerol-3-phosphate acyltransferase, whose amino-acid sequence MKVVLIFAIAGYVCGSFMSAYYIPQWLYDMDVALMSDDGNPGAANVFKNAGVPCGILVLAADLLKGYLPVHMALNYIPGQSMLIIPVLIAPVLGHAYPVFRRFRGGKAIAVSFGVLIGLAPDWVPALCLAFFYILFSVVRINPHSRRSIITFTCWWAALAAMRYDKSVCIAAVIISAVVVHKHVRAEKKSYDICNC is encoded by the coding sequence ATGAAGGTTGTGCTGATATTTGCCATAGCCGGATATGTATGCGGAAGCTTTATGTCGGCATACTATATACCGCAATGGCTGTATGACATGGATGTTGCCCTGATGAGTGATGACGGGAATCCGGGGGCTGCAAATGTATTTAAAAATGCAGGCGTGCCGTGCGGAATATTAGTCCTTGCGGCAGATCTGCTCAAGGGCTATCTTCCGGTGCATATGGCGCTTAATTATATACCAGGGCAGTCGATGCTCATAATACCTGTGCTGATTGCGCCGGTGCTCGGTCATGCATATCCGGTGTTCAGAAGGTTCAGGGGAGGCAAAGCAATAGCCGTATCGTTCGGTGTGCTTATCGGGCTTGCACCGGACTGGGTGCCTGCGCTGTGCCTTGCATTTTTCTATATATTGTTTTCGGTGGTCAGAATTAATCCGCATTCCAGGCGGTCGATAATAACATTTACATGCTGGTGGGCTGCGCTTGCTGCAATGAGATATGATAAGAGTGTGTGTATTGCAGCGGTTATAATCTCTGCGGTGGTTGTGCATAAGCATGTGCGGGCAGAAAAAAAGTCATATGATATATGCAACTGTTGA
- a CDS encoding glycosyl transferase, with protein sequence MKVLVLSCATGGGHNACGAGIAEALTDCGHVADFMPNYLALHGKLVDRAVCGAYVKSVKACPAVFRGVYHIGRAVSTFNHNINIKSPVYYANAGMAGHLAEVIEKGHYDAIVMPHLYPVETITWMKRNGYRLPLTVAVATDYTSIPFWEETDSDYYVIPHEDCVEDFVRRGIDRDKLIPLGIPAPRDYTANDKRTANDTCSDILVMGGSMGAGRMSQIVGELRGGLIKNGMPECSITAVCGNNEKLHARMLESYGNDRHINVLGYVNNVYDYMNKCDVIFTKPGGLTATQSAIMRIPAVFMEPLSDCEKANSGLFVRHGMAIAPKRENLVDEGMALISSWSRRQQMIEAQKRCIKGNCGMELVHIIEELCR encoded by the coding sequence ATGAAGGTTCTAGTTCTGTCTTGTGCCACCGGCGGAGGACACAATGCCTGTGGTGCGGGAATTGCGGAAGCACTGACAGATTGCGGCCATGTGGCTGACTTTATGCCTAATTATCTTGCTTTGCACGGCAAGCTTGTGGACAGGGCTGTGTGCGGCGCATATGTTAAGAGCGTCAAGGCGTGTCCGGCGGTATTCCGTGGTGTGTATCACATCGGAAGGGCTGTAAGCACATTTAACCATAATATCAATATAAAGTCACCTGTGTACTATGCTAATGCGGGTATGGCAGGGCATCTTGCAGAGGTGATTGAAAAAGGGCATTATGATGCCATTGTGATGCCGCACCTCTATCCGGTTGAGACGATTACGTGGATGAAGAGGAATGGTTACAGGCTGCCGCTTACGGTTGCGGTTGCAACGGACTATACGAGTATTCCTTTCTGGGAAGAGACCGACAGTGATTATTATGTCATACCGCATGAGGACTGCGTGGAGGATTTTGTAAGACGCGGGATTGACAGGGATAAGCTGATACCGCTCGGAATACCTGCTCCAAGAGATTACACTGCCAATGATAAGCGCACTGCCAATGATACCTGCAGTGACATACTTGTTATGGGCGGAAGCATGGGAGCCGGAAGAATGTCACAGATTGTAGGAGAGCTGCGTGGCGGGCTGATTAAGAATGGAATGCCTGAGTGCAGCATAACTGCGGTATGTGGCAATAATGAGAAGCTTCACGCAAGAATGCTTGAAAGCTATGGCAATGACAGACACATAAATGTTCTCGGCTATGTCAATAATGTCTATGATTACATGAACAAATGCGATGTGATATTTACTAAGCCGGGCGGTCTTACGGCAACGCAGAGCGCAATAATGAGGATTCCGGCTGTATTTATGGAACCGCTGTCGGACTGCGAGAAGGCTAACAGCGGGCTGTTTGTAAGGCATGGAATGGCAATAGCGCCAAAGCGTGAGAATCTTGTGGATGAAGGTATGGCACTGATAAGCTCATGGAGCAGACGGCAGCAGATGATAGAAGCCCAGAAGCGGTGCATTAAAGGAAACTGCGGCATGGAGCTTGTTCACATAATTGAGGAGTTATGCAGATGA
- a CDS encoding flavodoxin family protein: MKVILVNGSPHEKGCTYTALTEVEKILNKEGIETEIMWLGNDPVAGCIGCGACFKSGRCFRNDVVNTFIEKMSQADGFVFGSPVHYASASGALTSFMDRAFYGRGGLVAGKPAAAVVSCRRGGATAAFDQINKYFSISNMPIVTSQYWNQVHGNTPEQVVQDEEGMQTMRTLGMNMAWLLKCIEAGKKAGIERPEYEKKIATNYIR, translated from the coding sequence ATGAAAGTAATTCTTGTAAATGGAAGTCCACACGAGAAGGGCTGTACATATACGGCACTTACTGAGGTGGAGAAGATTCTTAACAAAGAAGGGATAGAGACTGAGATAATGTGGCTTGGCAATGATCCTGTTGCAGGATGTATCGGATGTGGAGCCTGTTTTAAGAGCGGCAGATGCTTCCGCAATGATGTAGTTAATACATTTATAGAGAAAATGTCACAGGCAGACGGATTCGTATTCGGAAGCCCTGTTCATTATGCATCTGCTTCGGGCGCGCTTACGAGCTTTATGGACAGAGCATTCTACGGAAGAGGCGGCCTTGTTGCAGGCAAGCCGGCAGCGGCAGTTGTAAGCTGCAGACGTGGAGGTGCAACAGCAGCATTTGACCAGATTAACAAATATTTTTCTATTTCAAATATGCCTATCGTTACTTCACAATACTGGAATCAGGTTCACGGCAACACGCCTGAGCAGGTCGTTCAGGATGAGGAAGGCATGCAGACGATGCGTACGCTCGGAATGAATATGGCATGGCTCCTGAAGTGCATTGAGGCAGGTAAGAAGGCCGGAATTGAAAGACCGGAGTATGAGAAGAAGATTGCGACAAATTATATAAGGTGA